In uncultured Bacteroides sp., the following proteins share a genomic window:
- a CDS encoding TonB-dependent receptor, translating to MSSISVFAQKSIITGKVIDGKGESLIGVNVLVKGTTTGTVTDLDGKYSISAPTGSTLSFTYIGFTSQDIKVANQKVINVTLKEDSKTLNEVVVVGYGSMSRKDVTSSITTVKADKLNTGVYTDPGQLLQGKVPGLTIVQSSDPTSGTASISLRGASSLRSGAAMEPYYVIDGIPGMSLNLIAPEDIESIDVLRDASATAIYGSKAANGVIVITTKKGSKTDRSSVSYSGYVGFDNVAKRLDMMSASDLHSYASANHITLPNDKGSNTNWNDEVLRTAVSQNHNVSINGGNERSSYNASMSYLNKEGIVLGTGFERISGRANAQTKCLNDRLTLAFNINAAQSKGKNVSSNKDGQSVFDAMNYYSPLLPTKNEDGTWYNYTAVNQYFNPLSMIHEDTYETIKKELQGTGKATLQINKDLIWNLNLSYENEQVNYNNYNTTQSQIVNTNGNAFRGTLENKKKVLETYFNYDHTFANVHKLGLMAGYSYEQSDNNDGFGLNVYDFYSDATSYYNLAFANKMDMSGITAYGLETLRMISFYSRLNYSYNSKYMLQATMRRDGSSAFGKNNRWGTFPSASLAWRMSEEKFIKDLNVFDDLKFRVGYGVSGNSLGFGAFQAIQTYGPSGWFTYTGSNGNSSLYRTIAAQSNANPDLKWERTSMLNVGLDFTFFGGRLGGTIEYYDKRTSDLIYSYNVSTNRYPYGWMFANVGDINNKGIEFTINATPISTKNFTWETSLNLSHNKNNVKSISNSDYSVAYIATGDPEIAGYSSNAQVERIMEGHPLGTFYTYEWAGYNKDGVSVFYKHDPKTGERTGETTKDPVDTDRTITGCAQPKLNFGWTNNFKYKNWSLDMFFTGVFGNKIYNATREQYSNVSFVTEGRNVLKSVATEQKATDVQSQAPSDRWLENGDYLRLSTLSLGYSFGKLGNWANSLKVYATCNNLFIITGYSGRDPEINLGGLEPGIDRRTNYYPRTRTLMLGVNVNF from the coding sequence ATGAGTAGCATTTCAGTATTTGCTCAAAAAAGCATTATTACTGGAAAGGTGATCGACGGTAAGGGCGAATCACTGATTGGCGTTAATGTCCTGGTAAAGGGAACTACTACAGGAACCGTTACGGATCTTGATGGAAAGTATTCCATTTCAGCTCCTACAGGAAGTACTCTCTCGTTCACCTACATTGGTTTTACATCCCAAGACATTAAGGTGGCTAATCAAAAAGTTATTAATGTAACATTGAAAGAAGACAGCAAGACTTTGAATGAAGTCGTTGTTGTAGGTTACGGCAGTATGAGCCGTAAGGATGTCACTAGTTCTATTACTACAGTGAAAGCTGACAAACTGAATACCGGTGTGTATACCGATCCCGGACAGTTGTTGCAAGGCAAGGTTCCTGGATTAACGATTGTTCAGAGCAGTGACCCTACATCAGGAACAGCTTCTATCTCTCTTCGTGGTGCATCTTCTTTGCGCTCAGGTGCAGCGATGGAACCCTATTATGTTATTGACGGTATTCCTGGTATGTCTTTGAATCTTATAGCTCCAGAGGATATTGAATCAATTGATGTGCTTCGCGACGCATCTGCAACTGCTATTTACGGTTCTAAGGCTGCCAATGGTGTGATTGTTATCACGACAAAAAAAGGAAGCAAAACTGATCGTTCATCTGTTTCATACAGTGGTTATGTTGGATTTGATAACGTTGCCAAACGTCTTGATATGATGTCAGCCAGTGATTTGCATTCTTATGCATCTGCTAACCATATTACACTTCCTAATGATAAAGGTAGCAACACGAATTGGAATGATGAAGTGCTTCGTACAGCAGTCAGTCAAAATCATAATGTTTCTATTAATGGAGGAAACGAACGTTCCAGTTACAATGCCAGCATGAGTTATTTGAATAAAGAAGGTATTGTGCTTGGTACTGGATTTGAACGTATTTCAGGTCGTGCGAATGCGCAAACAAAATGTTTGAATGATCGTTTGACTTTGGCTTTCAATATTAATGCAGCACAGAGTAAAGGTAAGAATGTTTCATCAAATAAAGACGGTCAAAGTGTATTTGATGCCATGAACTATTATTCACCCTTACTTCCTACAAAAAATGAAGATGGTACTTGGTATAATTACACAGCGGTAAATCAATATTTCAACCCGCTATCCATGATCCATGAGGACACTTATGAAACGATAAAAAAAGAACTTCAGGGAACGGGTAAAGCCACTCTACAAATCAATAAGGATTTAATTTGGAACTTGAATCTTTCTTATGAAAACGAGCAAGTCAACTATAATAATTACAATACTACACAGTCTCAGATCGTTAATACTAATGGAAATGCTTTTCGTGGAACTCTTGAAAATAAAAAGAAAGTGCTGGAAACCTATTTCAATTATGATCATACATTTGCTAATGTTCATAAATTAGGTTTAATGGCCGGTTATTCTTATGAGCAATCGGACAATAACGATGGCTTTGGCCTTAATGTTTATGATTTCTATAGCGATGCTACTTCATATTATAACCTTGCTTTTGCCAACAAAATGGACATGAGTGGTATAACGGCTTATGGATTGGAAACTCTCCGTATGATTTCTTTCTATAGTCGTTTGAATTATTCATACAATAGTAAATACATGCTTCAGGCTACTATGCGTCGTGATGGCTCTTCGGCTTTCGGAAAAAATAATCGTTGGGGAACATTCCCTTCTGCATCTCTTGCATGGCGTATGAGTGAAGAGAAATTCATCAAAGATTTGAACGTATTTGATGATTTGAAATTCCGTGTAGGTTATGGTGTCAGCGGTAACTCTTTGGGATTTGGCGCTTTTCAGGCAATTCAGACTTATGGTCCTTCCGGATGGTTTACTTATACAGGCTCTAATGGAAATTCCAGTCTTTATCGTACAATAGCTGCTCAGTCAAATGCAAATCCTGATTTGAAATGGGAACGAACTTCAATGCTCAATGTAGGTCTTGATTTTACTTTCTTTGGGGGGCGTCTAGGTGGTACAATCGAATATTATGACAAGCGTACAAGCGATTTGATTTATTCATATAATGTATCAACAAACCGTTATCCTTATGGTTGGATGTTTGCAAATGTGGGTGATATAAACAATAAAGGTATTGAATTTACAATCAATGCTACCCCTATCAGTACAAAGAACTTCACTTGGGAAACAAGCTTGAACCTTTCACACAACAAAAATAACGTGAAAAGTATTTCCAATAGTGATTATTCAGTAGCCTATATTGCAACAGGTGATCCGGAAATTGCAGGTTATTCTTCAAACGCACAAGTAGAGCGTATTATGGAAGGTCATCCACTTGGAACGTTCTATACTTATGAATGGGCAGGTTATAACAAAGACGGCGTATCAGTATTCTACAAACATGATCCGAAAACTGGTGAACGCACCGGTGAAACTACAAAAGACCCGGTTGATACGGACCGTACCATTACAGGTTGTGCTCAGCCTAAGTTAAATTTTGGTTGGACAAACAACTTCAAATATAAGAATTGGAGTTTGGATATGTTCTTTACAGGAGTTTTTGGCAATAAGATTTATAATGCAACTCGCGAACAATATAGTAATGTAAGCTTCGTTACCGAAGGCAGAAATGTACTGAAATCAGTAGCTACAGAACAAAAAGCAACAGATGTTCAGTCACAAGCTCCTTCAGATCGTTGGTTGGAAAATGGTGATTATTTGCGTTTGTCAACTCTTTCTTTAGGTTATTCATTTGGGAAGTTAGGTAATTGGGCTAATTCACTTAAGGTATATGCAACCTGCAATAACTTATTTATAATTACTGGCTATTCCGGTCGTGATCCTGAAATTAATCTCGGTGGCTTGGAACCGGGAATAGATAGACGTACTAATTATTATCCTCGTACTCGTACATTAATGCTAGGTGTAAATGTTAATTTCTAA